The genomic DNA ttgttgcccaggctggagtgcagtggtacgatcttggctcactgcgacctccacctcccgggttcaagtgattctcctgcctcagcctcccaaatagctgagattacaggcgccgaccaccacacctggctaattttttgtatttttagtagagactgggtttcatcatgttggccaggctcacctcgaactcctgacctcaggtgatccacctgccttggcctcccaatgtgctgggattacaggcatgaactaccacgcTCAGCCCATCCTATCAATTCAGATacatttttgagattttaaatACTGTCTGCAAAAAGTTTAAAACTACTTACGAGTACAAAGCATATTATACAAATACCTGATTTCAGAAGGCGAAGGGACTTTCAGTATTCTAGTTCTTCAAGCCCATTTTTGCCTACAGTAATACTTAAATCAGTTTATCCTGATTCCCTTTTCACAAATTTACTTCAggtaaagaataagaaaacactttttagcttctctctctctctctctctctctctctctctctttaagagATATTAggtctcactttctcactcaggctggagtgcagtggagtgaacatggctcactgcatcctctgaccctctggggtcaagcaatcctcctgcctcagcctcccaagtagctggactacataCAGGTAGGTATCGCATGTCTGGctaattggtttttaaaattttttgtagagacagtgtctcactatgttgcctaggctgatctcaaactcctgggctcaagtgatcctctctccttcgcctctcaaagtgttgCAATTATAGGCGTGAAACACTGTGCCAGGCTAGCTCTCACCTTTAAAGCCCATCATACATcgattattattttgtttttaaattaaaatttttgttttgatgtaATGTACACATAAATTGATTTATACTAAACTGTGAATTTTACatgaagaaataactaaaaacaaatgaTATAATATTTGAGAATGCAAATTATATAATGAGGCTTACCAGACATTCCTCAAGTGAATGGGTTAAATGAATATTGTTTACATATTCTTGTCCCTTTTGTTCCAACAGATATTTACACCTAAACAATTAAAAGGATAAACTTTAGTAGCTGATAAATTAGTGAGTATAAGCAAAGATATAATCTCCATCATATTAATTCTATTAATGCCATTAACTTGTTTTtcaatacttcttttttttttttttttttttttttttttttgagacggagtttcgctcttgttacccaggctggagtgcaatggcgcgatctcggctcaccgcaacctccgcctcctgggttcaggcaattctcctgcctcagcctcctgagtagctgggattacaggcacgtgtcaccatgcccagctaactttttgtatttttagtagagacggggtttcaccatgttgaccaggatggtctcgatctctcaacctcgtgatccacccgcctcggcctcccaaagtgctgggattacaggcttgagccaccgcgcccggccttgtttttcaATACTTCTAAGGAGCCACAAAGTAAAATGTTACCCAGTTCCCTATCTGACTGtcattttaaggttaaaaaaactCCCTTTGTTAAGTTACCTCTGCTAATGTTAGTAGAGGAAAAAATATCAACTTGTGAACTTTCTAAAACAAGTTATTAAATTAgcaccttggctttttttttttttttgagacagagtcacccaggctggagtgcaatggcgcaatcctgactcactgcaacttccaccacctgggttcaagcaattttcctgcctcagcctccccagtagctgggattataggcatgcaccaccatgcctggctaatttttgtatttttagtattttgtatttttagagacagaattttaccatgttggtcaggctggtctcgaactcctcacctcaagtgatctgcccacctcggcctcccaaaagtgctaggattataggcatgagccactgtacccagacaATCTTCTTAACAGGTTTTAGTTAGAGAATTAATCAATTGCCtattaaaaaggaattttttaggCAATTTAAGGCTAAGATTTCTTTTCAAATGATCGttccaaaataattgttttttttctttgagaaggggtctcactcacttgccctggctggagtgcagtggtactgagcgcagtggcatcatctcagctcaagcaacctctgcctccccagctcaagcaatcctctcaactCAGCTTCACAAGTAACTAGGGCTaaaggtgtatgccaccatgcctggctaaatttttttgtgtttcttgtagagacagggtgtcactatgttgcccaggctaatctcgaactcgagctccagcaatccacccacctcagcctcccaaagtgctgggattacaggaatgagtcaccacatcctgcccagagattttaaaatgtgaacagtTGTGTGTCATGGAGATAATGAGATACATCAATATTTCCTAGGGGTATGATGGCTTCTTAAGGAATCTCCTTGGCTCTCATGCCAATCATAAAAAAGCCTACTTCCAACAACAAAAGAGTGCACATTTCCTAATTTGTATTTAGAAATGGAATAACCTAGAGgccgagtgtggtagctcatgcctgtaatcccagcactttgggaggctagggcaggaggatcacctgaggtaaggagttcaagaccagtctgaccaacatggtaaaaccccgtctccgctaaaaatacaaaaattagctgggcatggtggcaggtacctgtaatcccagctactcgggaggctgaggcacaaggggcagaggttgcagtgaaccaagattgtgccactgcactccagcctgggtgacaagagtaaaacttcgtctcaaaaataaaaactaaaaaaagaaatggaataatctggccaggcacggtggttaacaactgtaatcccagcactttgggaggctgaggcgggccaattacctgaggtcaggagttcgagactagtctggccaacatggtaaaaccctgtctctaataaaaacacaaaaatcagccgggcgtggtggtgggtgcctgtaatcccagctatttgggaggctgaggcaagagaattgcttaaactcagcaagtggaggttgcagtgagcccagactgtgccgctgaactccagcctgggcaacagagtgagactctgtcttaaaaaaaaaaaaaaaaaaaaaaaaaagggatcatTTGAATGTCATAGATATGATACATAAGCAGTGGATGTTTTGGCATCAGAGAAGGCTTAGGTgggttttttccttatttttataaatctggCATGAATTTCAAGCCATAGTGAAGGCAGAAATCATTGAGGTAAAAAGTAATTCAAGTCTCCCACTGCATGCTATCCAACTTgcctgtgaatgaatgaataattgagTATCTTACCCTGGATACCATTTAGCATGTTGTTCCCAAGGGTCTTCACTGGGCTTCCAATCAGTTAGCCCTCCTCCACAGTGAAAGCACTTTACTTTATCACCGTCACCTAAGAAAACACACaagaatatatgtatttgtgcAATTAGAAGCTTACACAAAAATATTCAGTTAACACCTAAAAATTAAGCAcatcgctgggcgcggtggctcacacctgtaatcctagcactttgggaggccaaggtgggtggatcacctgaggtcaggagttcaagaccagcctggccatcatggagaaaccccatctttaaaaaaagaaaaaaaaaaattaagcacatctaaaaaacatgaaaatctcACAGCTTAAAACAAGACATTCAAATTCACATCTAAGTAACACATATGATCTTTATCATTTGAGGAAGAAATACTAAATTCACTGATTCAATCTGAGGTATTtttacagaacaaaaataaaactacccaagttttacattaaaaaattaagattgtggccgggtgtggtggctcacgcttgtaatccaagcactttggaggccaaagcgggcggatcacctgaggtcgggagttcaagaccagcctgaccaacatggtgaaatcctgtttaaaaaaaaaaaaattaagattgctactttctttttttctttttgagactgagtcttgctctgctgcccagactggagtgtactggcacagtctcagctcactacaacctccgactcctgagttcaagtgattctcctacctcagcctcccaagtagctgggattacaagcatgaacaaCCACAAccggctgattttttatatttttggtagaaacggggttttaccatgctggccagtctgatcttgaattcctgacctcaaatgatccgcctaccctggcctcccaaagtgctgggattacaggcgtgggccaccgcacccagcatacTTTCTTTTTAGTATGTTATTTGGGCCACCAATATTGTACTTACAGtttcaaactatgaaactttaaaacaagttattttcCAAGTATTTAGTAACATCAAAGTTCTACATAATGGAATTATGAGAGAAGTTTCTCTAAGTTTACAGCTACATGACACTAAACAAACCTTCACGATTACTATATAATGGTacgtaaataaaatattttgaaataaccaATATTATAGGTATTATTCAATCTTAAAATAAATGGGTCAAATATATAatggcataatttttaaaaatatgtttagaagCATTCACACCAATGGCCCTTCCTGGCATGTCTACCACAGTCCCATTTGAAAAGCACTCATATGAAGCACAAAGCATAATACAAGGCAGCTTGCATATATGTACTCTGTGTACTAAAGGCAGATGTCAATTTTAATACAGTATGAGCCAAACTAAACTCTCTAATGTTAGCTCTTTTTTATAAAGTtattgtgggccaggcacagtggctcacacctgtaatcccagcactttgggaggccaaggtgggcagatcacaaagtcaagacatcaagaccatcctgaccaacatggtgaaaccctgtctctactaaaaatacaaaacagctgggcgtggtggcgtgcacctgttgtcccagttacttgggagactgaggcaggagaattgcttgaacccaggagggggaggttgcagtgagccgagattgcaccactgcactccagcctggtgacagattgagactccgtctcaataaataaataaataaataaataaataaagttattgtGAAGataagcatggtagctcacgcctgaaattccaacactttgggaggctgaggtgggcagatcacttgaagtcgggagttcgagaccagcctggccaacatggcaaaacaaaaattatccatgCGCGGTATTGGTACaggtacgtgcctgtaattccagccactcaggaggctgaggcacaataatagcatgaacccaggaggcagaggttacagtgagccaagatcatgccactgcactccagtttaggTAATGGAgtaagagactgtctcaaaaaaaaaaaaaaaaaacagtgacaggtgcagtggctcacgcctgtaatcccagcactttgggaggctgaggccggtggatcacctgaggtggggagtttgagaccagcctgaccaacaaggagaaaccccgtctctacttaaaatagaaaattagctgggcgtgttggcgcctgcctgtaatcccactactcgggaggctgaggcaggagaattgcttgaacctgggaggcagaggttgcggcaaGCTGAaactgtgctattgcactccagtctgggcaacaagagtgaaactccatctcaaaaaaaaaaagttattaaagttaTTGTGGGCCGGgtggtccagcctgggcaacaagagcgaaactctgtctcaaaaaacaaaaaaaagttattaaagttaTTGtggactgggtgtggtagctcatgcctgtaatcccagcaccttggaaggctgcgagggcagatcatgaggtcaggcgattgagaccatactggttgtggtgaaaccccgaagaagagaagggaggggaggagaggggaggagagaggaggggagcagagtggaagggagaggagggcaagggaggggaggaaagaaaggaagggaaggagggagggaaaaggaaagaaagaaaaagtagaaagaaaaaaaaagttattgtgaAGCTTAGAGAAAAATGCATGAAGTATACATACTGTGCACATACAATAGGTGCtcaaaaatcaaagtattttattagACCCACTTTGTTATTGGGGATGTCTACCATCTTTTGCATATTATTACTTCCTAAAAACAATTACATGAAGAGAAACATGACTCATAATATGATAGTCTTTTTCACATAAATTCAGTAGTTACATTACAGGTTCAACATAAGAGTTCACAGAATAAGATGAATATAGGTATAATCATGCCAAAATATACCTAAATATTTACTAGTTCGGGGGGCTAAAGGCATCTATTTACTTTTTAGGAGCCCTGGCATAGTTGGGAAGttatttattggttttataataaagtttacCTAAAGCATAAAATCCAGCTCTTGCAAGCTGCTCCTTGTTAACTGAGTATATCCACGTCCCAAAAGTAATGATCCGTGCTTCATAATCTGCCATGGATGGATTTCTTGGAAGATTTGTTGAATTTGGGTAATTCCTATCAGAACTCACAGGATCAGATTCACTTCGGATATTAAGATTGCGGCCCAAAACAAAGAAGCAATTAGGAAAGTGTCGCCTGTGTTCTGACCAGGCACGATCACAAGGTTCccaatttttcagttttccaccACAACAAAAGCACTGCACTTGGTCATCAATACCTGTGTAGTAGAGTCCAGCACTCGCTAACTCTCTTGGGGTTAGGTGGGCATAGTCTGGCCAGTTCTGAAAGGATTTCAATCTAGCTTCTTCACTATGCATGGCAGGGTTCCTCGGGTATATGGTGTCTGATATATCTACAACCTGCCCAGTTCTCAAAAGATAGTCTGCATGTGTCTCAGATGGCCTGTCTAAAGCAAAATGATTTCTGCTTCCCAGATAGTTTTCAACTTTGTACTGACCATTCTGGATACCAGGATTTGTAGGTTGCGTGgcactattttcaaaataaaagccgTTGATAAATCTGCAATTTGGGGATACTTTCCTGTGTCTTCCAATTGCTGAGTCTCCATATTGCCATCTATCTACGGCTGCATGACAACTAAAGCACCGCACAGTATCTCCTTCACCAGTATAAAGAAACCCTGCTCTTGCCAGTGTTGATGCTGAAACGGGACTACTACTTGGAAAATtagcaaaagtttttaatctaTTAAACTCTTCTACAAATTCTTCATCTTTATTGATGTCTGCAGGTACACAAGTTTTAGATCCTTCAAAACTGTTAAAAGTCATCTTCTCTTGAAAATAGGACTTGTCCACCTTTTCTAAAAAGAGAACATTATATTAGGAAATCCAAAATGTGAAACATAAGCAATAGACTTTTGTTACTAGGAGCTAACAAATTATCCACTTAggacataaaaataatgacacGACCTCTAAGAAACATTCTAATTCTAAATACTAGAGTTCAACATTACCACATAATTCAAGTCATAAAGTAAAAtcgagcattttttttttttttgaggaaagtAATATTTAAGCAGGTAGaataaaactaataatttttaaatgctaattttacataaatatggAACTGTGATGcagaatatattataattattaaccATGTCAAATCAttaattaggaaaaacaaaagaagcatAAAATATGCAGATTATCAAAGTCTATCCATAATTGTTATAATGAATCATTGTATATTCAAGGCATCAAAATTcagtttttacaaattaaaaaatgttcagaatgttaatgaattaatttttaatatttctttgcttagcaaaatatgtttctatttatttatttatttatttattaagatccTCATTGTAGAAACTGAGTAAACTTCCTGGATGACTCATGCAAGTATCCATGGTGAGGGTCTCTTCTGATTAGAGAAAATGGAATTGaagcaaaatatgttttaatataatattggttccaatgtgttcttttttttttttcttttttttgagacagagtttcgctcttgttacccaggctggagtgcaatggcacgatctcggctcaccgcaacctccgcctcctgggctcaagcaattctcctgcctcagcctcctgagtagctgggattacaggcacacgccaccatgcccagctaatttttgtatttttagtagagacggggtttcaccatgttgaccaggatggtctcgatctcttgacctcgtgatccacccgcctcggcctcccaaagtgctgggattacaggcttgagccaccgcgcccggctccaatgTGTTCTTTAAGAGTatcaaatatttctgattttcatgCATGAACAAGAGCTCATTTTTTGTTGGAACTGGATAATTCCAGATATACATATAATACTGCCCTCTACAGGGTGGCTCAGGAAAAATTCTAAGTACTTGGAAACCTTAATtgctattacttttttctttcttttttttttttttgcccatgacacagcccttgGGAGGTCCTGGGAACATGTGCCCTGCAATTACTTTTACTATTAACTTCCCCTGGTCAAGGAACAATCTGTTCAAATGGAAGATAAGTATTGTTGCAATCTTATTAGAGCTGCCAATTTACAGCTGTGTAATGTTTAACCCAGATAAAATACTAAAGGAAACCCATTAGGTTATGAGAAGGGTGGCAAGATAATTTATGTTCCAAACCTGGACACTTCTCAAAGTGAAAAATTACACTAGTAATAATCACACTGGGACAATAGGCATAAATCAGGGTTGCCCCAGGTAAACTAGAGCATATGGCAACCCTAGCTATGAGGCAAACCTGGTTCTCCAGAATCTCCCGCATTGCCTGATAACATGCTCAACATAAACTTTTCAAACGCAAAATGAGAGAATGGACACAATGACTCTGTCTCTATATTGTATGTGCATTAATTGATTTCTTGAGAAGAATTAGCCAGCTCTTTTGCCTTTATGTTGACACTATATGTCTTAGAATTTAATCTCTCCTGGAGTAATGTTCAACACAAAGCAAGCTGGCAGTGGACATCAGTCTTTCCTGGCCATGTGAATTTATCATGGTGTTAACTCATATACCTCAAGAGCTGAGTTATATCTGCACACAACTTTTGGAATATGGTCtccatgactttctttttttttttttctttttgaaacagagtctcgctttgttgcccaggctggagtgtagtggtgagatcttggctcactgcaacctccgcctcccaggttcaagtgattctcctgcctcagttacccgagtaggtgggatcacaggtacccaccaccacatctggctatttttttgtatttttagtagacacagggtttcatcatgttggccgggctgtgAGTCagtaaaatcacttgaacccaggaggtggaggctgcagtgagccaagatcatgccactgcaccccagcctgggtgacagagcgagcatctcaaaaaagggaaaaaaaaaattgacagggcctggtggtgcatgctgtaatcccagctactcaggaggatgaggcaggagaatcgcttggacctgggacacggaggttgcagtgagcagagatcacaccattacactacagcctgggcaacaagagcgaaactccgtctcaaaaaaaaaaaaaaaaaaaatcggccaggcgcggtggctcaagcctataatcccagcactttgggaggccgaggtgggtggatcacaaggtcaagagatcgagaccatcctggtcaacatggtgaaaccccgtctctactaaaaatacaaaaaattagctgggtatggtggtgcgtgcctgtaatcccagctactcaggaggctgaggcaggagaattgcctgaacccgggaggcagaggttgcggtgagccgagatcgcgccattgcactccagcctgggtaacaagagcgacactccgtctcaaaaaaaaaaaaaaatctgttacatAACTAAAAGAAGATGGAGACTTGGGTTAAAAAGAAGTCACATAAAAGCAATCCTCCAGATTAAAACATTGGGATTTTAATTAATTACAAATTCAACATGAGCCAACACTACAAGTCTACTAAAAAACAGCAACTTCAAGCTGCATTAGTGTCCACATGTGCAACATCCAGATCCAATTCAGCTACCAAGGGATATTATTTCCAGTTCCAAATACATTTTGGAAGGGATATTAACAAAGTTTAATGTCCTTAGGGAGCTATCaggatgatgaaaatattatCATATGAGAAATAGTTGGAATTGCAAAGGATATTTATCCCAAAGGTTGTTAAAATTGTGAGGGGAATGGTAGAGAGGACAGAATTACTACCTTAAGATATCTAAAAGGTTATCACGTAGAAAAGAGATTCAAATTTTGTATAGCTTGAGGGCAGAATTAAGatcaataaatacaattataaacaGTAGATTTTAACCCAaagatcagctttttttttttttttttttttttttgagacggagtttcgctcttgttacccaggctggagtgcaatggcgcgatctcggctcaccgcaacctctgcctcccgggttcaggcaattctcctgcctcagcctcctgagtagctgggattacaggcacgtgccaccatgcccagctaattttttgtatttttagtagagacagggtttcaccatgttgaccaggatggtctcgatctcttgacctcgtgatccacccgcctcggcctcccaaagtgctgggatgacaggcttgagccaccccgcccggctcAAAGATCAGCTTTATAACAATTGACAGTAGCACAAAATAAATTGAGTTGCCTTGTAAATTATGAGTTCCTCTTACCACTGGAAGGAACTTCAGCATGGACTAGGAGACTGGATTAAACATTTCCAAGTCTATAATTATCCTGAAGCATTAATGTTCAGTATAATTcaaaacacatgagaattatCTTCTCTgaggtgttaaattttatttcaagtc from Saimiri boliviensis isolate mSaiBol1 chromosome X, mSaiBol1.pri, whole genome shotgun sequence includes the following:
- the XIAP gene encoding E3 ubiquitin-protein ligase XIAP, producing MTFNSFEGSKTCVPADINKDEEFVEEFNRLKTFANFPSSSPVSASTLARAGFLYTGEGDTVRCFSCHAAVDRWQYGDSAIGRHRKVSPNCRFINGFYFENSATQPTNPGIQNGQYKVENYLGSRNHFALDRPSETHADYLLRTGQVVDISDTIYPRNPAMHSEEARLKSFQNWPDYAHLTPRELASAGLYYTGIDDQVQCFCCGGKLKNWEPCDRAWSEHRRHFPNCFFVLGRNLNIRSESDPVSSDRNYPNSTNLPRNPSMADYEARIITFGTWIYSVNKEQLARAGFYALGDGDKVKCFHCGGGLTDWKPSEDPWEQHAKWYPGCKYLLEQKGQEYVNNIHLTHSLEECLVRTTEKTPSLTGRIDDTIFENPMVQEAIRMGFNFKDIKKTMEEKIQISGSNYKSLEVLVADLVNAQKDSTQDESSQTSLQNEISTEEQLRRLQEEKLCKICMDRNIAIVFVPCGHLVTCKQCAEAVDKCPMCYTVITFKQKIFMS